The Tenebrio molitor chromosome 3, icTenMoli1.1, whole genome shotgun sequence genome contains a region encoding:
- the LOC138126632 gene encoding polycystin family receptor for egg jelly-like isoform X1 produces MNQNKMIIAVLPNAVLLGLLLSSLTIGVYSYDFAVVSNCYESKEIAEEYKWTPYTVAGFIPRWRDNGTNVLNYKWSFSMTNITVLDGKEVNKVVDISHWMRPWNDTFVLWLPKYALPPGWYMVQVGGTLKPDSPHVGHTPVKPFSSSKKKCFLHVEAMPPVVVISGGHSRITSDYSDIFISGAQSYDRNFKEVKRDGLEFEWSCTQKLQPPTFCTKDPISTSAEFAIPARFVKDGDVFEVTLVVKASFGSRANQTQRIEVLGDVAVLEVGCRKNCPPVTPLSNYELVTIIAVSCTKNCHQVQEEDYKWTIQPELSDEEFIFDYEKDTRHGRIGHKFMINEKALTPGVYTVTVDMKNELGVGGQASIRIEYARPPIVSDCKITPGKGDTFNTMYIMGCTQKPPEEKYFYELYAKEPDDFTDGELIADGFYPHVFNEPFVLPPSQGKIFRVKVFKKYCPYLELPVDVQVESAIAEQSGDKVVEILKGVYHGQTPQKSIVNLVASKDPQTRNLAIQLFQSMVNELIVSKIQNEEFADFVEDLKYLAAQDMMKAPLTSVNEILKLSDSLTRLAAHNEPPESDPLLAKFTTSVCRKMVDKYLDLMRQERYPLNLAHKSQKMSSTMRRCLDTHSNPNYAVLAPIVLNLTTTAPRSDVPMITENYANYVDFEEEYYKNLDYLKESTFNIINASSKAAKVIAMTTAVGEDPIETFGKAGSTLVVKDVGDYLARSRFRTKGVVLVPSQDFADQLHSYDILITTWSKDILWWNSAHTQVATDMVNFEFWHSTCKERIINFDKPAKLLYEMKNNSDFASHRFEDVFVVPEGYTTMGGDELNYRIKVRRIALPKGRTLHVKFYNISEVEAFDVVLTVFKFPTIEDFVNSTKISPGQDSLVFVSQYDYDIFCYVGILASNETVLPPVNISFEMSFTVTNCIRWSASEMQWKVACKPGLENSETVISCECRRFSVIAGYQQNIRSLPQEVEPPGLQLELHSCKIIFITVATTFGIFCLLFVLVLVQKKNEIYYLGDNKSTDRFAYLVIVRTGMKRNSGTSSNVLIKLVGDRNSTDAHLLNYPDPKKRILQRFGHDSFLLTSEHHLGTLEYVELWFDSIGINPDWYCKDIVIYDMQQHTEWYFNVKKRLTLNKNINKIVVYPSGATQASGHKKRRCRCKLTNRYHTWYLWQKEENFSYSKKLTVILSTVLMTYAVALVFLEVPTFHLKDGFDKFQYNATPYMVFVAFASSFPAFMLHIAIAWSFRFSQIQYSRYEQKDKLSFRVTAACWLLLIIVSVVSTSFLIVFGFWVPYNSSLIWLSSCGIGIGFGVFIYESIFVFLQNFICRFQLVHNVGRKFYDIWAAVENQRFRLHNQFGEALLRPYFGHLYEPLDRKEIKEKVLVLRQRKHIIAELEDLVMFSIYIVILYVVILAHKDSLVARGETEMVEMLKGVHVNHVTFPSISTVNGIYEYVNFTLIPSLQSPIWYGNYQISDPGLMKDMTNKYIGVARLRQHRVLPELCKVPEIMRFLNVSCWSDFSLSHAETKTFGYAWGEVTSHMALDRLKSIWRYTSPLKTETLGTFGELSAYSGGGYVVYLGRTLYNSYANFRKIVKKMWIDQKTRAIFIEFLAYNANYNVFNSVRILFEKSATGYVDKRIEVTSARMLYVENEVEEISVVSFLLFVAWVAMLFFKQSVGLIKNIHTFYKNVWLMVDIFIILMSISCIALFMIRMQLVGRYLRVLETMKRNEFLNYFHLFYIEDVLTFCAAVLVCIATVRLWKFLRFGMMFRVLERTLSIAAVPLLATFLYFMVLLVAFSLTLLTMFGNYFEHIYSLTTLMRLMVTITLTPDGMALNNFLTYKLAVFYLTLYILIINTFVVIFIIIIVGSYMQAQLEFSAVVETYSIKTYVQERIRYIPRYLRYKYGRLKAGQEETNRVYPKSDKFLYLNSVSVAASKMRIMAEVTRCVIRRKKGTGRSGFLSDHDARLMMGVCRVFMKKSEDNQEVEVVYKEHGGGFRIKFVHENKLEKIANVVNLLLKEKPAVAFGEERGNVVTKQCVEKIKKNQETLRKCNLMLKLILHKMQSVELEFRDMIV; encoded by the exons ATgaaccaaaataaaatgataattgCGGTACTTCCAAATGCAGTCTTGCTGGGACTGCTTTTGTCAAGTCTTACTA TAGGAGTTTACTCTTACGATTTTGCCGTAGTAAGCAATTG CTACGAAAGTAAAGAAATTGCTGAAGAATACAAGTGGACACCATATACGGTAGCCGGTTTTATTCCTCGATGGAGAGATAATGGGACAAACGTCCTCAACTATAAATGGTCTTTCTCGATGACAAATATAACAG TACTCGACGGAAAGGAAGTTAACAAAGTTGTCGACATTAGCCACTGGATGCGACCTTGGAACGACACTTTCGTGTTATGGCTTCCCAAATACGCCCTTCCTCCCGGATGGTACATGGTACAAGTCGGTGGTACTCTTAAACCTGAC TCCCCACATGTGGGGCACACTCCAGTTAAACCATTTTCGTCTTCGAAGAAAAAATGCTTCTTGCATGTGGAGGCCATGCCTCCGGTCGTCGTCATATCAGGCGGACACTCAAGAATCACGTCTGACTACAGCGACATCTTTATAAGCGGCGCCCAGTCGTACGATCGTAATTTCAAAGAGGTCAAAAGAGACGGTTTGGAGTTTGAGTGGAGTTGCACGCAGAAACTCCAACCTCCGACTTTCTGCACCAAAGATCCGATCTCGACCAGTGCGGAATTCGCGATTCCGGCACGCTTTGTCAAAGATGGAGACGTTTTTGAGGTGACGCTTGTTGTGAAAGCGTCGTTCGGGAGTAGAGCTAACCAGACGCAGAGGATTGAGGTGTTGGGCGATGTGGCTGTTCTGGAAGTCGG TTGTCGTAAGAATTGCCCCCCGGTTACGCCCCTTTCAAACTACGAACTTGTTACCATCATCGCAGTCAGTTGCACGAAAAATTGTCACCAAGTCCAAGAGGAGGACTACAAATGGACAATCCAACCTGAACTGTCAGATGAAGAGTTCATCTTTGATTACGAAAAGGACACGCGCCATGGACGAATAGGTCACAAGTTTATGATCAATGAGAAGGCTCTGACACCCGGAGTGTACACTGTGACTGTTGATATGAAGAATGAGTTAGGAGTTGGTGGACAAGCGTCAATCAGAATCGAGTACGCTAGACCTCCCATCGTGAGTGATTGTAAAATAACTCCAGGGAAAGGAGATACTTTCAACACCATGTACATCATGGGGTGTACCCAAAAACCACCAGAGGAAAAGTATTTTTACGAACTGTACGCGAAAGAACCGGATG ATTTTACGGATGGGGAGTTGATAGCTGATGGTTTCTATCCGCACGTGTTCAACGAACCGTTCGTACTTCCGCCATCTCAAGGAAAAATTTTCAGAGTGAAGGTGTTCAAAAAGTATTGCCCCTATCTCGAGTTGCCGGTTGACGTACAAGTAGAATCGGCAATAGCGGAGCAATCCGGAGACAAAGTGGTCGAGATCTTGAAAGGGGTCTATCACGGACAGACCCCACAGAAGTCGATCGTCAATCTGGTGGCCAGCAAGGACCCCCAAACTAGAAACCTAGCCATACAGCTGTTCCAATCCATGGTCAACGAGTTGATAGTCAGCAAAATCCAAAACGAAGAGTTTGCCGACTTTGTCGAAGATCTGAAGTACTTGGCTGCTCAAGACATGATGAAA GCGCCGCTGACCTCCGTAAACGAAATCTTGAAGTTGAGCGACTCGCTGACGAGACTAGCGGCTCACAACGAGCCACCAGAGTCAGACCCGTTACTCGCCAAGTTCACCACGAGTGTTTGCAGGAAAATGGTGGACAAGTATTTGGACTTGATGCGTCAAGAGCGGTACCCTCTCAATCTTGCGCACAAGTCGCAGAAGATGTCCAG TACCATGAGGAGGTGTCTCGATACTCATTCGAATCCGAACTACGCGGTCTTGGCACCGATTGTGTTAAACCTAACAACGACAGCTCCTCGTTCTGATGTTCCGATGATAACAGAGAACTATGCGAATTATGTTGACTTCGAAGAAGAGTACTACAAAAACCTGGATTAC TTGAAAGAGTCGACTTTTAACATCATAAATGCCAGCTCCAAGGCGGCTAAAGTAATCGCGATGACAACTGCAGTGGGAGAAGACCCGATTGAGACTTTCGGAAAGGCAGGTTCCACTCTAGTTGTGAAAGATGTGGGAGACTACTTGGCCAGGAGTCGATTTCGTACCAAAGGAGTTGTACTCGTTCCGTCTCAGGATTTTGCCGATCAGCTCCATTCCTATGACATTTTG ATCACCACTTGGAGCAAAGATATCTTGTGGTGGAACTCAGCCCACACGCAGGTCGCCACAGATATGGTCAACTTCGAGTTTTGGCACTCCACTTGCAAGGAACGCAtcatcaattttgacaaaccaGCTAAACTCCTCTACGAAATGAAGAACAACAGCGACTTTGCCAGCCACCGCTTTGAAGATGTCTTTGTTGTTCCAGAGGGGTACACCACTATGGGCGGAGACGAGTTGAATTATAGGATCAAAGTTCGTCGAATAGCGTTGCCAAAAGGGCGGACCTTGCACGTCAAATTTTACAACATCTCCGAAGTGGAAGCTTTCGAT GTTGTCCTGacggtttttaaatttccgaCCATAGAAGACTTCGTCAATAGCACAAAAATATCTCCTGGTCAAGACTCCTTGGTATTTGTTAGTCAGTACGACTATGACATCTTCTGCTACGTGGGAATTCTAGCCAGCAACGAGACGGTACTCCCACCTGTGAATATCTCCTTCGAGATGAGTTTTACGGTAACGAATTGCATTCGATGGTCTGCGAGTGAGATGCAATGGAAAGTTGCGTGCAAG CCAGGACTGGAAAACAGCGAAACCGTGATCAGCTGCGAATGTCGACGTTTCTCGGTCATTGCGGGGTACCAACAAAACATCAGGAGTCTACCCCAAGAAGTGGAACCACCGGGACTCCAACTGGAACTGCActcttgcaaaattattttcataacTGTGGCAACAACTTTCGGGATTTTTTGCCTCTTGTTTGTGTTGGTACTGGTgcagaaaaaa AACGAAATCTACTATTTGGGCGACAACAAGAGTACGGATCGTTTCGCTTATTTGGTAATAGTAAGAACTGGAATGAAACGCAATTCTGGGACGTCCTCTAACGTGCTGATCAAGCTCGTCGGAGACAGAAACTCGACCGAT GCACATCTTCTGAATTACCCTGACCCCAAGAAGCGTATCCTGCAAAGATTCGGCCACGATTCGTTTCTCTTGACAAGTGAGCACCATTTGGGTACTTTGGAATATGTCGAGCTGTGGTTTGACTCGATCGGAATCAATCCCGACTG GTACTGCAAAGATATCGTAATCTACGACATGCAACAGCATACCGAGTGGTACTTCAACGTGAAAAAACGCCTCACTTTGAACAAGAACATCAACAAAATTGTGGTGTATCCGAGTGGGGCGACTCAAGCCTCCGGCCACAAGAAAAGACGGTGCAGATGCAAACTAACCAACAGGTACCACACTTGGTACTTGTGGCAAAAGGAAGAGAATTTCTCCTACTCCAAAAAACTAACAGTCATTCTTTCAACTGTTTTGATGACGTATGCCGTCGCTTTGGTCTTTCTCGAAGTACCAACTTTCCACCTGAAGGATGGTTTCGACAAATTCCAGTACAACGCCACACCTTACATGGTTTTCGTTGCGTTCGCGAGTTCCTTTCCCGCATTTATGCTCCACATTGCTATTGCTTGGTCCTTTCG GTTTTCCCAAATACAGTACTCGAGGTACGAGCAAAAAGACAAATTGTCCTTTCGCGTCACGGCCGCTTGTTG GTTGTTGCTCATAATTGTGTCGGTCGTCTCCACTTcatttttgattgtttttggATTTTGGGTACCATACAACAGCAGCTTGATCTGGCTGAGCTCTTGCGGCATAGGTATAGGATTCGGAGTCTTCATCTACGAGAGTATCTTCGTTTTCCTTCAGAATTTCATCTGCAGATTTCAATTG GTGCACAATGTTGGAAGAAAGTTCTACGACATTTGGGCAGCAGTTGAAAATCAGAGGTTCCGGTTGCACAATCAGTTCGGTGAGGCTCTCCTCAGGCCGTACTTCGGGCACTTGTACGAACCCCTGGACAGAAAAGAGATCAAG GAGAAGGTACTGGTTTTGAGGCAACGTAAGCATATCATTGCCGAACTTGAGGATCTGGTAATGTTCAGCATCTATATTGTCATCTTGTACGTGGTCATCTTGGCCCATAAAGACAGTCTCGTGGCTCGTGGGGAAACAGAAATGGTAGAAATGTTGAAGGGGGTCCACGTAAATCACGTAACTTTTCCTAGCATCAGTACTGTCAATGG AATATACGAGTACGTCAACTTTACTTTGATCCCATCCTTGCAGTCGCCCATATGGTACGGAAACTACCAAATATCTGACCCGGGTTTGATGAAAGACATGACCAACAAGTACATCGGAGTCGCGAGACTAAGACAGCACCGGGTTTTGCCCGAACTGTGCAAAGTCCCCGAAATAATGAGATTCTTGAACGTGTCGTGCTGGTCTGATTTTTCCCTAAGCCATGCAGAAACCAAGACTTTTGGGTACGCTTGGGGCGAAGTCACTTCTCACATGGCCCTCGACAGATTGAAATCGATTTGGCGGTACACCAGCCCTTTGAAAACCGAAACTTTGGGCACTTTTG GAGAACTGTCAGCCTACTCCGGCGGCGGCTACGTCGTCTACTTGGGTCGCACTCTCTACAACTCGTACGCGAACTTCCGCAAAATCGTGAAGAAGATGTGGATCGACCAGAAAACCAGAGCCATCTTCATCGAGTTTCTGGCCTACAACGCCAACTACAACGTCTTCAACTCCGTCAGGATCTTGTTCGAGAAGAGTGCAACAGGTTACGTGGACAAGAGGATAGAA GTGACCTCTGCGAGGATGCTTTACGTGGAGAACGAGGTCGAAGAGATCTCCGTTGTATCGTTTTTGCTTTTTGTAGCTTGGGTGGCGATGTTGTTCTTCAAGCAGTCAGTGGGACTGATCAAGAACATCCACACGTTTTACAAGAACGTTTGGTTGATGGTGGATATCTTCATCATACTGATGAGTATCTCTTGCATTGCTTTGTTCATGATCAGGATGCAACTGGTTGGTCGATACCTTCGCGTCTTGGAAACCATGAAACGCAACGAGTTTTTGAACTACTTCCATCTCTTCTACATCGAAGACGTTTTGACTTTTTGTGCTGCGGTACTGGTCTGCATCGCGACTGTGCGATTATGGAAGTTCCTCAGGTTCGGCATGATGTTCAGAGTACTGGAAAGAACTCTGTCGATTGCCGCGGTACCCCTTCTGGCAACATTCTTATACTTTATGGTACTACTAGTCGCATTTTCGCTCACTCTTCTCACCATGTTCGGAAACTACTTCGAACACATTTATTCCTTGACGACTCTAATGAGGCTAATGGTGACGATCACTCTTACACCAGACGGGATGGCTCTTAACAATTTCTTAACATATAAACTAGCCGTATTTTATCTCACTTTGTACATATTGATAATTAATACGTTTGTCGTCATCTTCATCATTATCATTGTCGGATCTTACATGCAGGCCCAATTAGAGTTCTCAGCGGTGGTAGAGACGTACAGTATCAAGACTTACGTGCAAGAACGCATCAGATACATCCCTCGATACTTGAGGTACAAGTACGGACGGTTAAAGGCGGGGCAGGAAGAAACAAATAGAGTGTACCCCAAATCCGATAAATTTTTGTACCTGAATAGCGTATCGGTAGCTGCGAGTAAGATGAGAATCATGGCAGAAGTAACTCGGTGTGTCATCAGACGCAAGAAAGGAACTGGAAGAAGTGGATTCTTGTCCGACCACGATGCAAGACTCATGATGGGTGTGTGTCGAGTGTTTATGAAGAAAAGTGAAGACAACCAAGAGGTGGAAGTGGTCTACAAGGAACATGGTGGAGGGTTTAGAATCAAGTTTGTTCACGAAAACAAGTTGGAGAAGATTGCAAATGTTGTCAATCTTCTGCTGAAGGAAAAACCTGCAGTTGCTTTTGGTGAAGAGAGGGGAAATGTGGTGACCAAGCAATGTGTCGAGAAGATTAAGAAGAATCAAGAGACACTGAGGAAGTGTAATTTGATGTTGAAGCTGATTTTGCACAAGATGCAAAGTGTGGAGTTGGAATTTAGGGACATGATAGTTTAG